One genomic region from Osmerus mordax isolate fOsmMor3 chromosome 4, fOsmMor3.pri, whole genome shotgun sequence encodes:
- the LOC136941876 gene encoding nuclear factor of activated T-cells 5-like, which yields MPSDFISLLSSDIDLNSPKSLYSKESVYDLLPKELQLQPDTPTMSQTSGGEAGPAPSAAVVADASSSLASGGPGSGPSSSSSTSGPEPPQHQAEASTAPERQGVEGPLSALAGGCGSSPVGGGESGPGAVVQPQTTPSKRRPVLSISPPPEDLLDNSQMSCQEAAPAALPGADSEHSSSIWADDSASNFSLLSSSSYNDNTEVPRKSRKRTPRQRPGPRRPAVEDSMDVFDADSAKGPHFVLSQLGSDKGSSKASSVETGSLLKGGLLSAQHPQRHDGKELKILVQPETQHRARYLTEGSRGSVKDRTQQGFPTVKLEGVSEPVVLQVFVANDTGRVRPHGFYQACRVTGRNTTVCQEVDVEGTTVIEVPLEPSGDMTLAVDCVGILKLRNADVEARIGVAGSKKKSTRARLAFRVNVPQPNDSVFTLQTTSSPILCTQPAGVPEILKKSLHSCPASGGEEVFIIGKNFLKGTKVVFQETPADDNSWQAEAEIDMELFHQNHVIVKVPPYRDRSITSPVSALIYIVTNAGRSHDAQPFTYTPEPVKCSLELPLKTEGASLLQTCLFEEEIKHPVAERASPTQPSKRQDVTPMEVSSNPTPTVGFKISQPSPDPLASVQQTLKLSSSSHPDTESFPGPRPLQPGDAGLGLQQAPVFPPLEPLSTLQKQDIPSTPSFPVSGDTSIPPVPPEVPQQFLRDPQESFSQQASSTGPSAGGMVVDMPPQPQQVSMFPQLEVSSSSRLVQQVLSSVLFSPTASSEALQLHVQENMNSLRLGTNDSQLATQQQQQQQQQQQQQQQQQQQQQIHQQQQQQQQQQQQQQQIHQQQQLQQQLQQQQLQQQQHQQQHQQQRQLQQHQQQQQLQQQQLQQQQHQQQLQQQLQQQQIMDNLQQHQQIQEHQQQQHLQQQHLQQQQQIMDNIQQQQQIEQQQQQHLQQQQQQVLGNIHLRQQLLMQPQEQQHLRMMENLQQNQALGNLQQNQALGNLQQNQTLGNLQQNQTLGNLQQNQALGNLQQNQALGNLQQHLQSELLHPGAPAQPSGEMLTIQTSFPQQPPSHTSPPQQLFQSPRHQSETQSPPQQMQNTLLQNTLTVLTGSGLGTEQQPAGPTLFLSPGALSASLTTPQDSQQPQLSFLSSMETSGGTPQPVFQAQLTLEQLGTPMDQQQSSPQQQSLASPNPMFQSLPSSSQRSTLSQTQQSGLLLCTASLNPEALLFSAQSQACAAPCPQDPSPLLFSQTMVGAPQPDPAEPMSFQEQSSTGGHPASREGPPRVLFQEQQPMQVGSSSSSAPVSQQVELFLPQASLSGLPGTLGGPDVGGADPAATATTIFVVQGSMVELQVASSTPGQRPPEQLFQTEGDMTTQGQPNVFVFGIQNDSSQLLSSPGPAGQPILAPPLSQAAPMQTNLHNTMHTSMLTSMESSLQTLQTAMHTNSQTPMQTNIQATLESSRSTPMQTNLQNPMQTSMTTCQTMEKIQDLLESFQDQ from the exons ATGCCCTCTGATTTTATATCCCTTCTCAGCTCAGATATCGACCTTAATTCTCCCAAATCCCTTTACTCCAAAG agtCTGTGTATGACCTCCTGCCTAAAGAGCTCCAGCTGCAGCCAGACACGCCCACCATGAGTCAGACGAGCGGCGGAGAGGCGGGGCCTGCGCCCTCAGCTGCTGTGGTGGCAG atgcctcctcctccctggcctcagGAGGCCCTGGCTCcggcccctcctccagctcctctacctcaggcccagagcccccccagcaccaggcagaggccagcacagccccagagaggcagggtgtggaggggccCTTGTCTGCTCTAGCAGGGGGCTGTGGCTCCAGccctgtgggaggaggagagtctggACCGGGGGCAGTCGTCCAGCCCCAGACCACACCATCTAAGCGGCGTCCGGTGCTGAGCATCTCCCCCCCGCCGGAGGACCTGCTGGACAACAGCCAGATGTCGTGTCAGGAGGCTGCGCCCGCGGCCCTCCCCGGAGCAGACTCGGAGCACAGTAGCAGCATCTGGGCCGACGACTCTGCCTCCAACTTCAGCCTGCTAAGCTCCTCCTCCTACAATGACAACACAGAGGTGCCACGCAAGTCCCGCAAGCGCACACCGCGCCAGCGCCCAGGGCCACGCCGCCCCGCCGTCGAGGACAGCATGGACGTGTTTGATGCCGACAGCGCCAAGGGTCCGCACTTCGTGCTCTCGCAGCTGGGGTCAGATAAGGGCAGCTCGAAGGCCAG CTCTGTGGAGACGGGTAGCCTGCTGAAGGGCGGCCTGCTGTCAGCTCAGCACCCCCAGAGGCATGATGGGAAGGAGCTGAAGATCCTGGTGCAGCCGGAGACACAGCACCGTGCCCGCTACCTGACGGAGGGCAGCCGTGGCTCTGTCAAAGACCGCACTCAGCAGGGCTTCCCCACCGTCAAG ctggaggGGGTGAGTGAGCCTGTGGTGCTGCAGGTGTTCGTGGCCAATGACACGGGGCGAGTGCGCCCTCACGGCTTCTACCAGGCATGTAGGGTGACGGGGCGCAATACCACCGTCTGCCAGGAGGTGGACGTGGAGGGCACCACTGTCATCGAGGTGCCTCTGGAGCCCAGCGGTGACATGACGCTGGC ggtGGACTGCGTGGGCATCCTGAAGCTGCGCAACGCGGATGTGGAAGCCCGCATTGGCGTTGCCGGATCCAAGAAGAAGAGCACTCGCGCCAGGCTGGCCTTCAGGGTCAACGTCCCTCAGCCCAACGACTCTGTGTTCACGCTCCAGACCACCTCCTCACCTATCCTGTGCA CCCAGCCTGCAGGGGTGCCAGAGATCCTAAAGAAGAGTCTGCATAGCTGCCCTGCATCAGGAGGAGAAGAAGTGTTCATCATAGGGAAGAACTTCCTCAAAGGAACCAAAGTGGTGTTCCAAGAGACTCCTGCAG ATGACAACTCATGGCAAGCTGAGGCAGAGATCGATATGGAGCTGTTTCACCAG AATCACGTGATTGTAAAAGTGCCACCCTACCGTGATCGGTCCATCACCTCACCCGTCTCTGCGCTGATCTACATAGTGACCAATGCTGGCAGATCACATGACGCTCAGCCCTTCACCTACACACCTGAGCCTG TGAAGTGTTCCCTGGAGCTGCCTCTGAAGACGGAGGGGGCCTCCCTGCTCCAAACCTGCCTGTTTGAAGAAGAGATCAAACATCCAGTGGCTGAGCGCGCCTCCCCCACACAGCCCTCCAAACGGCAGGATGTCACACCTATGGAGGTCTCCAGTAACCCCACACCCACTGTTGGTTTCAAGATATCCCAG CCCTCCCCAGATCCTCTGGCCTCGGTCCAACAAACTCTAAAACTGAGCTCCAGTTCCCACCCAGACACAGAGTCTTTCCCCGGCCCCAGGCCTCTGCAACCAGGGGATGCAGGCCTCGGGCTCCAGCAGGCCCCTGTCTTCCCTCCCCTGGAGCCTCTAAGCACCCTCCAGAAGCAGGACATCCCCTCCACACCGTCCTTTCCTGTGTCAGGAGACACCAGCATCCCCCCTGTACCCCCAGAGGTACCCCAGCAGTTCCTCCGAGATCCCCAGGAAAGCTTCTCCCAGCAGGCGTCCAGTACTGGTCCCAGTGcaggagggatggtggtggaCATGCCTCCCCAGCCGCAGCAGGTATCCATGTTCCCCCAGCTGGAGGTGAGCAGCAGCAGCCGGCTGGTCCAGCAGGTCCTGAGCTCGGTGCTGTTTAGCCCTACGGCCTCATCTGAGGCCCTGCAGCTACATGTGCAGGAGAACATGAACAGCCTGCGTTTAGGGACCAACGACAGCCAGCTagccacacagcagcagcagcagcagcagcagcagcagcagcaacagcagcagcagcagcagcaacagcagatacatcaacagcaacagcagcaacagcaacagcagcaacagcaacagcagatACATCAACAGCAACAGTTACAACAGCAATTACAACAGCAACAGTTACAACAGCAACAGCATCAACAACAGCATCAACAACAGCGACAattacaacaacatcaacaacaacaacagttacaacaacaacagttacAACAGCAACAGCATCAACAACAATTGCAACAGCAACTACAACAGCAACAGATCATGGACAACCTCCAACAGCATCAACAGATACAGGAACATCAGCAGCAACAACACTTGCAACAACAACAcctgcagcaacaacaacagatcATGGACAATATTCAACAGCAGCAACAAATtgagcaacaacaacagcagcacttacaacaacagcagcagcaagttCTTGGCAACATACACCTGAGGCAGCAGCTCCTCATGCAGCCTCAGGAGCAGCAACATCTGAGGATGATGGAGAACCTTCAGCAGAACCAGGCACTGGGGAACCTTCAGCAGAACCAGGCGCTGGGGAACCTTCAGCAGAACCAGACACTGGGGAACCTTCAGCAGAACCAGACACTGGGGAACCTTCAGCAGAACCAGGCACTGGGGAACCTTCAGCAGAACCAGGCGCTGGGGAACCTTCAGCAGCACCTGCAGTctgagctgctccaccctgGAGCTCCTGCCCAGCCATCTGGGGAGATGCTCACCATCCAGACCAGCTTCCCTCaacagcccccctcccacacctcgCCCCCCCAACAGCTGTTCCAGTCCCCGCGACACCAGTCAGAGACCCAAAGTCCTCCGCAGCAGATGCAGAACACCCTCCTCCAGAACACGCTCACCGTTCTGACCGGCTCTGGGCTCGGCACCGAGCAGCAGCCCGCAGGCCCTACGCTGTTTCTGTCTCCAGGtgctctgtctgccagcctcaCCACCCCGCAGGACAGCCAGCAGCCGcagctctccttcctctcctccatggaGACATCCGGTGGCACCCCCCAGCCCGTGTTCCAGGCCCAGCTGACCCTGGAGCAGCTGGGAACCCCCATGGACCAGCAGCAGTCCTCCCCCCAGCAACAGTCCCTGGCTTCACCGAACCCCATGTTCCAGAGTCTCCCCAGCAGCTCCCAGAGGAGCACACTGTCTCAGACTCAGCAGTCTGGCCTGCTCCTCTGCACCGCATCCCTTAACCCGGAGGCTCTCCTGTTCAGTGCCCAGAGTCAAGCCTGTgccgccccctgcccccaggacccctcccctctgctaTTTTCCCAGACCATGGTTGGGGCTCCCCAGCCAGACCCGGCCGAGCCTATGTCCTTCCAGGAGCAGAGCTCCACAGGGGGCCACCCTGCCTCCAGAGAGGGTCCTCCACGGGTCCTGTTCCAAGAGCAGCAGCCCATGCAAGTAGGGTCGAGTTCCAGCAGTGCCCCTGTCAGCCAGCAGGTGGAGCTGTTCCTGCCCCAGGCCTCTCTGTCTGGCCTGCCGGGCACCCTGGGAGGACCGGACGTGGGGGGCGCAGATCCGGCTGCGACAGCCACAACCATCTTTGTGGTGCAGGGCAGCATGGTGGAGCTGCAGGTGGCCTCCAGCACTCCGGGCCAGCGGCCCCCGGAGCAGCTGttccagacagagggagacatgaCCACGCAGGGACAACCCaacgtgtttgtgtttggcaTACAGAATG aTTCCTCCCAGCTGCTGAGCTCCCCTGGCCCTGCTGGCCAGCCCATCCTGGccccccctctgtcccaggCTGCCCCCATGCAGACCAACCTCCATAACACCATGCACACGTCCATGCTCACCAGCATGGAAAGCAGCCTGCAGACCCTTCAGACAGCAATGCATACAAACTCACAGACCCCAATGCAGACCAATATACAAGCAACTCTTGAAAGCAGTCGGTCCACTCCGATGCAGACTAACCTGCAGAACCCGATGCAGACGTCCATGACGACCTGCCAGACCATGGAGAAAATACAAGACCTGCTAGAAAGCTTCCAGGACCAGTGA